The Leadbetterella byssophila DSM 17132 DNA window TTAATTAAGTAGGGACGATTCGGATAAAAATCCTCAAAAATCTGAAGGAATGCACCTTAAGCTAAAAAAAACATAAATATTCTTTCTCTACTTTTTTTGGCGCAAAAAAAGTAGCAAAAAAACATGAATTTTATGATGTCCTCTTTCGCTTCGCTCAAACGGACCATAAAATTCGGTCAAAGGAACATTAGTATTTATTCTTCCGAAACTATTTAATTTTAATTATTAGTTAATTAAGTAGGGGCGATTCGGATAAAAATCCTCAAAAATCTGAAGGAATGCACCTTAAGCTAAAAAAACATAAATATTCTTTCTCTACTTTTTTTGGCGCAAAAAAGTAGCAAAAAAGCATGAATTTTATGATGTCCTCTTTCGCTTCGCTCAAACGGACCATAAAATTCGGTCAAAGGAACATTAGTATTTATTCTTCCGAAACTATTTAATTTTAATTATTAGTTAATTAAGTAGGGGCGATTCGGATAAAAATCTACAAAAATCTGAAGCAATGCACCTTAAGCAAAAAAAACATAAATATTCTTTCTCTACTTTTTTGGCGGAAGGGTCCGTCCTTACGGAAAGTAACCAAAAAAACATGAATATTCTTTCTCTACTTTTTTGGCGCAAAAAAGTAGCAAAAAAGCATGAATTTTATGATGTCCTCTTTCGCTTCGCTCAAACGGACCATAAAATTCGGTCAAAGGAACATTAGTATTTATTCTTGCGAAACTATTAATTATTAGTTAATCGAGAGGCGTCTATCAGGATAAAACTGGATTTTAATTAAAAGAAGCAACCCTTAAGTTAAAGGATATGAATTTTCTTTCTCTACTTTTTTTGGTGCAAAGGGTCCGGCCGTTCGGAAAGTAGCAAAAAAACATGAATATTCTTCTTGTTACTTTTTTGGCGCAAGGGTCCGTCCTTACGGAAAGTAACCAAAAAACATGAATTTTATGATGTCCTCTTTCGCTTCGCTCAAACGGACCATAAAATTCGGTCAATGGAACATTAGTATTTATTCTTGCGAAACTATTAATTATTAGTTAATCGAGAGGCGTCTATCAGGATAAAACTGGATTTTAATTAAAAGAAGCAACCCTTAAGTTAAAGGATATGAATTTTCTTTCTCTACTTTTTTTGGTGCAAAGGGTCCGACCGTTCGGAAAGTAGCAAAAAAACATGAATATTCTTTCTCTACTTTTTTTGATGCAAAGGGTCCGACCGTTCGGAAAGTAACAAAAAAACATGAATTTTCTTTCTCTACTTTTTTTGATGCAAAGGGTCCGACCGTTCGGAAAGTAGCAAAAAAACATGAATTTTATGATGTCCTCTTTCGCTTCGCTCAAACGGACCATAAAATTCGGTCAAAGGAACATTAGTATTTATTCTTCCGAAACTATTAAATATTAATTAACAAAAGCTCTCAGCATATGTTAATGTCTCGCTTTCCAAGCATTTTCCTCCGTTCCTAATTCTTGGGTGAGTTTTCGAGATAGGACAAATAGATAGTCGGATAGTCTGTTGAGATAGATGATGATCAAAGGTTCTACCTCTTCCTGCTCTGCGAGTCGGATGACTTGACGTTCCGCTCTACGGGCAACAGTTCTAGCTACATGCGCATAAGAAACCGAGAGATGGCCACCAGGTAAAACAAAAGCCCTTAGAGGGGGGATTTGTTCGGTATATTCATCCATGGCCTTCTCCAACAATTCTACATCTGCTGGATAGAGTGAAGGAATTTTCTTTCGAGTTTGTTCCGGTTCAGATGCTAAATCCGCCCCAATCGTGAATAAACGATCTTGGATCTCTTTGAGCAGGTCTTTCCTGCTTTCATTTTCGGGTAGATCTCTTAGAACACCTATCCATGCATTCAGCTCATCTACGGTTCCGTAAGATTCAATTTTGATATGTCCCTTGGATATTCTGGAGCCACCTACTAATGAGGTTTGACCCTTATCTCCCGTTTTCGTGTAAATTTTTGGCATTTATTCTGAATTAATTCCTGAAGTCCGACAAAAGCGGGCTAACT harbors:
- a CDS encoding cob(I)yrinic acid a,c-diamide adenosyltransferase; its protein translation is MPKIYTKTGDKGQTSLVGGSRISKGHIKIESYGTVDELNAWIGVLRDLPENESRKDLLKEIQDRLFTIGADLASEPEQTRKKIPSLYPADVELLEKAMDEYTEQIPPLRAFVLPGGHLSVSYAHVARTVARRAERQVIRLAEQEEVEPLIIIYLNRLSDYLFVLSRKLTQELGTEENAWKARH